A single genomic interval of Vulpes lagopus strain Blue_001 chromosome 19, ASM1834538v1, whole genome shotgun sequence harbors:
- the TRAK1 gene encoding trafficking kinesin-binding protein 1 isoform X2: protein MQKFIEADYYELDWYYEECSDVLCAERVGQMTKTYNDIDAVTRLLEEKERDLELAARIGQSLLKKNKTLTERNELLEEQVEHIREEVSQLRHELSMKDELLQFYTSAAEESEPESVCSTPLKRNESSSSVQNYFHLDSLQKKLKDLEEENVVLRSEACQLKTETITYEEKEQQLVNDCVKELRDANVQIASISEELAKKTEDAARQQEEITHLLSQIVDLQKKAKACAVENEELVQHLGAAKDAQRQLTAELRELEDKYAECMEMLHEAQEELKNLRNKTMPNTTSRRYHSLGLFPMDSLAAEIEGTMRKELQLEEPESPDIAHQKRVFETVRNINQVVKQRSLTPSPMNIPGSNQSSAMNSLLSSCVSTPRSSFYGSDVGNIVLDNKTNSIILEAEAADLGSDERSKKPGTPGTPGSHDLETALRRLSLRRENYLSERRFFEEEQERKLRELAEKGELLSGSLTPTESIMSLGTHSRFSEFTGFSGMSFSSRSYLPEKLQIVKPLEGSATLHHWQQLAQPHLGGILDPRPGVVTKGFRTLDVDLDEVYCLNDFEEDDTGDHISLPGLATSTPVQHPETSGEGSRARVTVSGSRSYPRRPQAFPEEMQEPPAAEKEEEEEEEEGSAHHPGKCMSQTNSTFTFTTCRILHPSDELTRVTPSLNSAPTPACGSASHLKSTPVATPCTPRRLSLAESFTNIRESTTTMSTSLGLVWLLKERGISAAVYDPQSWDRAARGSLLHSYTPRMAVIPSTPPNSPMQTPTSSPPSFEFKCTSPPYDNFLASKPASSILREVREKKNVRSSESQTDVSVSNLNLVDKVRRFGVAKVVNSGRAHVPTLTEDQGPLLCGPPGPAQALVPGGLVPESLPLGCPTVTSAIGGLQLNSGIRRNRSFPTMVGSSMQMKAPVTLTSGILMGAKLPKQTSLR, encoded by the exons GTATCTCAGCTCCGGCATGAGCTGTCCATGAAGGATGAGCTGCTCCAGTTCTACACCAGCGCCGCAGAGGAGAGCGAGCCTGAGTCCGTGTGCTCCACCCC ACTGAAGAGGAATGAGTCATCGTCCTCAGTGCAGAATTACTTTCATCTGGATTCTCTTCAGAAGAAGCTCAAGGACCTCGAAGAGGAGAACGTGGTACTCCGGTCTGAG GCCTGCCAGCTGAAGACGGAGACCATTACTTACGAAGAGAAGGAACAGCAGCTGGTCAACGACTGCGTGAAGGAGCTGA GGGATGCCAATGTGCAGATTGCCAGTATCTCAGAGGAGCTGGCTAAGAAGACCGAAGATGCTGCCCGCCAGCAAGAGGAGATCACACACCTGCTGTCGCAGATAGTTGACTTGCAGAAGAAGGCAAAAGCT TGCGCGGTGGAAAATGAAGAGCTGGTCCAGCACCTGGGGGCTGCTAAGGATGCCCAGCGGCAGCTCACGGCCGAG CTGCGTGAGCTGGAGGACAAGTATGCAGAGTGCATGGAGATGCTTCACGAGGCGCAGGAGGAGCTCAAGAACCTCCGCAACAAGACCATGCCCAACACCACATCCCGGCGCTACCACTCGCTGGGCCTGTTCCCCATG GACTCCTTGGCAGCAGAGATTGAGGGAACGATGCGCAAAGAACTGCAGCTGGAAGAGCCTGAGTCTCCAGATATCGC TCACCAAAAGCGAGTCTTTGAGACTGTGAGAAACATCAACCAAGTCGTCAAGCAAAGGTCTCTGACCCCGTCCCCCATGAACATCCCTGGCTCCAACCAGTCCTCAGCCATGAACTCCCTCCTGTCCAGCTGCGTCAGCACCCCCCGGTCCAGCTTCTATGGCAGTGATGTTGGCAACATCGTCCTGGACAACAAAACCAACAGCATCATCCTGGAAGCAGAGGCAGCCGACCTGGG GAGCGACGAGCGGAGCAAGAAGCCGGGCACGCCGGGCACCCCGGGCTCCCATGACCTGGAGACGGCCCTGCGGCGGCTGTCCCTCCGCCGGGAGAACTACCTCTCGGAGCGCAGGTTCTTCGAGGAGGAGCAGGAGCGGAAGCTCAGGGAGCTGGCGGAGAAGGGCGAGCTGCTCAGCGGCTCGCTCACGCCCACGGAGAGCATCATGTCCCTCGGCACCCACTCGCGCTTCTCCGAGTTCACCGGCTTCTCGGGCATGTCCTTCAGCAGCCGCTCCTACCTGCCCGAGAAACTCCAGATCGTGAAGCCGCTGGAAG GCTCCGCCACCCTTCACCACTGGCAGCAGCTGGCTCAGCCCCACCTCGGGGGCATCCTGGACCCCCGGCCCGGTGTGGTCACCAAAGGCTTCCGGACACTGGATGTTGACCTGGACGAAGTGTACTGCCTTAACGACTTTGAAGAAGACGACACAGGTGACCACATTTCCCTCCCGGGCCTAGCTACCTCCACGCCAGTTCAGCACCCAGAGACCTCAGGTGAGGGGTCCCGAGCACGTGTGACTGTCTCAGGCAGCAGAAGTTACCCACGCCGGCCTCAGGCTTTCCCCGAGGAGATGCAAGAGCCGCCAGCGGccgagaaggaggaggaggaggaggaggaggaggggtctG CACACCACCCTGGGAAGTGCATGTCACAGACCAACTCCACCTTCACCTTCACCACATGCCGCATCCTGCATCCTTCAGATGAGCTCACGCGGGTCACGCCAAG CCTTAACTCGGCTCCAACTCCAGCTTGTGGCAGCGCCAGCCACTTGAAGTCCACGCCGGTGGCCACCCCGTGCACTCCGCGCAGACTGAGCCTGGCTGAGTCCTTCACCAACATCCGGGAGTCCACGACCACCATGAGCACGTCTCTGGGGCTGGTGTGGCTGCTGAAGGAGCGGGGCATCTCTGCGGCCGTGTACGATCCTCAGAGCTGGGACAGGGCTGCCCGGGGCTCCCTCCTACACTCCTACACTCCGAGGATGGCCGtgatcccctccaccccccccaacTCACCTATGCAGACACCCACGTCCTCCCCGCCCTCCTTTGAGTTCAAGTGCACGAGCCCTCCCTATGACAACTTCCTGGCCTCCAAGCCGGCCAGCTCCATcctgagggaggtgagggagaagaaGAATGTCCGGAGCAGTGAGAGCCAGACAGACGTGTCTGTCTCCAACCTCAACCTCGTGGACAAAGTCAGGAGGTTTGGCGTGGCCAAAGTGGTGAACTCAGGGCGAGCCCACGTCCCCACCTTGACTGAGGATCAGGGACCACTCCTCTGCGGGCCCCCGGGCCCGGCCCAGGCCCTCGTCCCCGGAGGCCTGGTCCCTGAGAGCCTGCCTCTCGGATGCCCCACTGTCACCAGCGCCATCGGCGGGCTGCAGCTCAACAGTGGCATCCGGAGGAACCGCAGCTTCCCCACCATGGTGGGGTCCAGCATGCAGATGAAGGCCCCTGTGACTCTCACCTCGGGCATCTTGATGGGTGCTAAGCTCCCCAAACAAACTAGCTTACGGTGA
- the TRAK1 gene encoding trafficking kinesin-binding protein 1 isoform X9, with the protein MTKTYNDIDAVTRLLEEKERDLELAARIGQSLLKKNKTLTERNELLEEQVEHIREEVSQLRHELSMKDELLQFYTSAAEESEPESVCSTPLKRNESSSSVQNYFHLDSLQKKLKDLEEENVVLRSEACQLKTETITYEEKEQQLVNDCVKELRDANVQIASISEELAKKTEDAARQQEEITHLLSQIVDLQKKAKACAVENEELVQHLGAAKDAQRQLTAELRELEDKYAECMEMLHEAQEELKNLRNKTMPNTTSRRYHSLGLFPMDSLAAEIEGTMRKELQLEEPESPDIAHQKRVFETVRNINQVVKQRSLTPSPMNIPGSNQSSAMNSLLSSCVSTPRSSFYGSDVGNIVLDNKTNSIILEAEAADLGSDERSKKPGTPGTPGSHDLETALRRLSLRRENYLSERRFFEEEQERKLRELAEKGELLSGSLTPTESIMSLGTHSRFSEFTGFSGMSFSSRSYLPEKLQIVKPLEGSATLHHWQQLAQPHLGGILDPRPGVVTKGFRTLDVDLDEVYCLNDFEEDDTAHHPGKCMSQTNSTFTFTTCRILHPSDELTRVTPSLNSAPTPACGSASHLKSTPVATPCTPRRLSLAESFTNIRESTTTMSTSLGLVWLLKERGISAAVYDPQSWDRAARGSLLHSYTPRMAVIPSTPPNSPMQTPTSSPPSFEFKCTSPPYDNFLASKPASSILREVREKKNVRSSESQTDVSVSNLNLVDKVRRFGVAKVVNSGRAHVPTLTEDQGPLLCGPPGPAQALVPGGLVPESLPLGCPTVTSAIGGLQLNSGIRRNRSFPTMVGSSMQMKAPVTLTSGILMGAKLPKQTSLR; encoded by the exons GTATCTCAGCTCCGGCATGAGCTGTCCATGAAGGATGAGCTGCTCCAGTTCTACACCAGCGCCGCAGAGGAGAGCGAGCCTGAGTCCGTGTGCTCCACCCC ACTGAAGAGGAATGAGTCATCGTCCTCAGTGCAGAATTACTTTCATCTGGATTCTCTTCAGAAGAAGCTCAAGGACCTCGAAGAGGAGAACGTGGTACTCCGGTCTGAG GCCTGCCAGCTGAAGACGGAGACCATTACTTACGAAGAGAAGGAACAGCAGCTGGTCAACGACTGCGTGAAGGAGCTGA GGGATGCCAATGTGCAGATTGCCAGTATCTCAGAGGAGCTGGCTAAGAAGACCGAAGATGCTGCCCGCCAGCAAGAGGAGATCACACACCTGCTGTCGCAGATAGTTGACTTGCAGAAGAAGGCAAAAGCT TGCGCGGTGGAAAATGAAGAGCTGGTCCAGCACCTGGGGGCTGCTAAGGATGCCCAGCGGCAGCTCACGGCCGAG CTGCGTGAGCTGGAGGACAAGTATGCAGAGTGCATGGAGATGCTTCACGAGGCGCAGGAGGAGCTCAAGAACCTCCGCAACAAGACCATGCCCAACACCACATCCCGGCGCTACCACTCGCTGGGCCTGTTCCCCATG GACTCCTTGGCAGCAGAGATTGAGGGAACGATGCGCAAAGAACTGCAGCTGGAAGAGCCTGAGTCTCCAGATATCGC TCACCAAAAGCGAGTCTTTGAGACTGTGAGAAACATCAACCAAGTCGTCAAGCAAAGGTCTCTGACCCCGTCCCCCATGAACATCCCTGGCTCCAACCAGTCCTCAGCCATGAACTCCCTCCTGTCCAGCTGCGTCAGCACCCCCCGGTCCAGCTTCTATGGCAGTGATGTTGGCAACATCGTCCTGGACAACAAAACCAACAGCATCATCCTGGAAGCAGAGGCAGCCGACCTGGG GAGCGACGAGCGGAGCAAGAAGCCGGGCACGCCGGGCACCCCGGGCTCCCATGACCTGGAGACGGCCCTGCGGCGGCTGTCCCTCCGCCGGGAGAACTACCTCTCGGAGCGCAGGTTCTTCGAGGAGGAGCAGGAGCGGAAGCTCAGGGAGCTGGCGGAGAAGGGCGAGCTGCTCAGCGGCTCGCTCACGCCCACGGAGAGCATCATGTCCCTCGGCACCCACTCGCGCTTCTCCGAGTTCACCGGCTTCTCGGGCATGTCCTTCAGCAGCCGCTCCTACCTGCCCGAGAAACTCCAGATCGTGAAGCCGCTGGAAG GCTCCGCCACCCTTCACCACTGGCAGCAGCTGGCTCAGCCCCACCTCGGGGGCATCCTGGACCCCCGGCCCGGTGTGGTCACCAAAGGCTTCCGGACACTGGATGTTGACCTGGACGAAGTGTACTGCCTTAACGACTTTGAAGAAGACGACACAG CACACCACCCTGGGAAGTGCATGTCACAGACCAACTCCACCTTCACCTTCACCACATGCCGCATCCTGCATCCTTCAGATGAGCTCACGCGGGTCACGCCAAG CCTTAACTCGGCTCCAACTCCAGCTTGTGGCAGCGCCAGCCACTTGAAGTCCACGCCGGTGGCCACCCCGTGCACTCCGCGCAGACTGAGCCTGGCTGAGTCCTTCACCAACATCCGGGAGTCCACGACCACCATGAGCACGTCTCTGGGGCTGGTGTGGCTGCTGAAGGAGCGGGGCATCTCTGCGGCCGTGTACGATCCTCAGAGCTGGGACAGGGCTGCCCGGGGCTCCCTCCTACACTCCTACACTCCGAGGATGGCCGtgatcccctccaccccccccaacTCACCTATGCAGACACCCACGTCCTCCCCGCCCTCCTTTGAGTTCAAGTGCACGAGCCCTCCCTATGACAACTTCCTGGCCTCCAAGCCGGCCAGCTCCATcctgagggaggtgagggagaagaaGAATGTCCGGAGCAGTGAGAGCCAGACAGACGTGTCTGTCTCCAACCTCAACCTCGTGGACAAAGTCAGGAGGTTTGGCGTGGCCAAAGTGGTGAACTCAGGGCGAGCCCACGTCCCCACCTTGACTGAGGATCAGGGACCACTCCTCTGCGGGCCCCCGGGCCCGGCCCAGGCCCTCGTCCCCGGAGGCCTGGTCCCTGAGAGCCTGCCTCTCGGATGCCCCACTGTCACCAGCGCCATCGGCGGGCTGCAGCTCAACAGTGGCATCCGGAGGAACCGCAGCTTCCCCACCATGGTGGGGTCCAGCATGCAGATGAAGGCCCCTGTGACTCTCACCTCGGGCATCTTGATGGGTGCTAAGCTCCCCAAACAAACTAGCTTACGGTGA
- the TRAK1 gene encoding trafficking kinesin-binding protein 1 isoform X7, producing the protein MQKFIEADYYELDWYYEECSDVLCAERVGQMTKTYNDIDAVTRLLEEKERDLELAARIGQSLLKKNKTLTERNELLEEQVEHIREEVSQLRHELSMKDELLQFYTSAAEESEPESVCSTPLKRNESSSSVQNYFHLDSLQKKLKDLEEENVVLRSEACQLKTETITYEEKEQQLVNDCVKELRDANVQIASISEELAKKTEDAARQQEEITHLLSQIVDLQKKAKACAVENEELVQHLGAAKDAQRQLTAELRELEDKYAECMEMLHEAQEELKNLRNKTMPNTTSRRYHSLGLFPMDSLAAEIEGTMRKELQLEEPESPDIAHQKRVFETVRNINQVVKQRSLTPSPMNIPGSNQSSAMNSLLSSCVSTPRSSFYGSDVGNIVLDNKTNSIILEAEAADLGSDERSKKPGTPGTPGSHDLETALRRLSLRRENYLSERRFFEEEQERKLRELAEKGELLSGSLTPTESIMSLGTHSRFSEFTGFSGMSFSSRSYLPEKLQIVKPLEGSATLHHWQQLAQPHLGGILDPRPGVVTKGFRTLDVDLDEVYCLNDFEEDDTAHHPGKCMSQTNSTFTFTTCRILHPSDELTRVTPSLNSAPTPACGSASHLKSTPVATPCTPRRLSLAESFTNIRESTTTMSTSLGLVWLLKERGISAAVYDPQSWDRAARGSLLHSYTPRMAVIPSTPPNSPMQTPTSSPPSFEFKCTSPPYDNFLASKPASSILREVREKKNVRSSESQTDVSVSNLNLVDKVRRFGVAKVVNSGRAHVPTLTEDQGPLLCGPPGPAQALVPGGLVPESLPLGCPTVTSAIGGLQLNSGIRRNRSFPTMVGSSMQMKAPVTLTSGILMGAKLPKQTSLR; encoded by the exons GTATCTCAGCTCCGGCATGAGCTGTCCATGAAGGATGAGCTGCTCCAGTTCTACACCAGCGCCGCAGAGGAGAGCGAGCCTGAGTCCGTGTGCTCCACCCC ACTGAAGAGGAATGAGTCATCGTCCTCAGTGCAGAATTACTTTCATCTGGATTCTCTTCAGAAGAAGCTCAAGGACCTCGAAGAGGAGAACGTGGTACTCCGGTCTGAG GCCTGCCAGCTGAAGACGGAGACCATTACTTACGAAGAGAAGGAACAGCAGCTGGTCAACGACTGCGTGAAGGAGCTGA GGGATGCCAATGTGCAGATTGCCAGTATCTCAGAGGAGCTGGCTAAGAAGACCGAAGATGCTGCCCGCCAGCAAGAGGAGATCACACACCTGCTGTCGCAGATAGTTGACTTGCAGAAGAAGGCAAAAGCT TGCGCGGTGGAAAATGAAGAGCTGGTCCAGCACCTGGGGGCTGCTAAGGATGCCCAGCGGCAGCTCACGGCCGAG CTGCGTGAGCTGGAGGACAAGTATGCAGAGTGCATGGAGATGCTTCACGAGGCGCAGGAGGAGCTCAAGAACCTCCGCAACAAGACCATGCCCAACACCACATCCCGGCGCTACCACTCGCTGGGCCTGTTCCCCATG GACTCCTTGGCAGCAGAGATTGAGGGAACGATGCGCAAAGAACTGCAGCTGGAAGAGCCTGAGTCTCCAGATATCGC TCACCAAAAGCGAGTCTTTGAGACTGTGAGAAACATCAACCAAGTCGTCAAGCAAAGGTCTCTGACCCCGTCCCCCATGAACATCCCTGGCTCCAACCAGTCCTCAGCCATGAACTCCCTCCTGTCCAGCTGCGTCAGCACCCCCCGGTCCAGCTTCTATGGCAGTGATGTTGGCAACATCGTCCTGGACAACAAAACCAACAGCATCATCCTGGAAGCAGAGGCAGCCGACCTGGG GAGCGACGAGCGGAGCAAGAAGCCGGGCACGCCGGGCACCCCGGGCTCCCATGACCTGGAGACGGCCCTGCGGCGGCTGTCCCTCCGCCGGGAGAACTACCTCTCGGAGCGCAGGTTCTTCGAGGAGGAGCAGGAGCGGAAGCTCAGGGAGCTGGCGGAGAAGGGCGAGCTGCTCAGCGGCTCGCTCACGCCCACGGAGAGCATCATGTCCCTCGGCACCCACTCGCGCTTCTCCGAGTTCACCGGCTTCTCGGGCATGTCCTTCAGCAGCCGCTCCTACCTGCCCGAGAAACTCCAGATCGTGAAGCCGCTGGAAG GCTCCGCCACCCTTCACCACTGGCAGCAGCTGGCTCAGCCCCACCTCGGGGGCATCCTGGACCCCCGGCCCGGTGTGGTCACCAAAGGCTTCCGGACACTGGATGTTGACCTGGACGAAGTGTACTGCCTTAACGACTTTGAAGAAGACGACACAG CACACCACCCTGGGAAGTGCATGTCACAGACCAACTCCACCTTCACCTTCACCACATGCCGCATCCTGCATCCTTCAGATGAGCTCACGCGGGTCACGCCAAG CCTTAACTCGGCTCCAACTCCAGCTTGTGGCAGCGCCAGCCACTTGAAGTCCACGCCGGTGGCCACCCCGTGCACTCCGCGCAGACTGAGCCTGGCTGAGTCCTTCACCAACATCCGGGAGTCCACGACCACCATGAGCACGTCTCTGGGGCTGGTGTGGCTGCTGAAGGAGCGGGGCATCTCTGCGGCCGTGTACGATCCTCAGAGCTGGGACAGGGCTGCCCGGGGCTCCCTCCTACACTCCTACACTCCGAGGATGGCCGtgatcccctccaccccccccaacTCACCTATGCAGACACCCACGTCCTCCCCGCCCTCCTTTGAGTTCAAGTGCACGAGCCCTCCCTATGACAACTTCCTGGCCTCCAAGCCGGCCAGCTCCATcctgagggaggtgagggagaagaaGAATGTCCGGAGCAGTGAGAGCCAGACAGACGTGTCTGTCTCCAACCTCAACCTCGTGGACAAAGTCAGGAGGTTTGGCGTGGCCAAAGTGGTGAACTCAGGGCGAGCCCACGTCCCCACCTTGACTGAGGATCAGGGACCACTCCTCTGCGGGCCCCCGGGCCCGGCCCAGGCCCTCGTCCCCGGAGGCCTGGTCCCTGAGAGCCTGCCTCTCGGATGCCCCACTGTCACCAGCGCCATCGGCGGGCTGCAGCTCAACAGTGGCATCCGGAGGAACCGCAGCTTCCCCACCATGGTGGGGTCCAGCATGCAGATGAAGGCCCCTGTGACTCTCACCTCGGGCATCTTGATGGGTGCTAAGCTCCCCAAACAAACTAGCTTACGGTGA